A window from Shimia isoporae encodes these proteins:
- a CDS encoding ABC transporter substrate-binding protein, whose product MSEAKKTNSKLTRREALKTLGLGAASASLPLWARYASAQTAEPIKIGFQVHRTGIGAAYGRWYERTTSAAAALINEQGGINGRPVEIIAEDDGTDPKRGAEVVEKFATQHNCDIGFGTLFSHVVIGSAPRAGELKLPYFVVSEGHHVASGMLNRYTLQPGITDVKSQVQAMAPFVSENLGKKVTMIFPDFAFGHDHRDFFTAAIEAQGGEVLEHIAIPPTETSFTKYFPKIPRDTEVIYHVMVGPAVLTFVKELGEFFGPRRPEIFGFIDSLEAVDIASPGLEFLEGTYFWEGNPRYAQENQSDFDRFFRERVGVDQNGASVSDPKDVSTYSHMFGCWETLHVAKAGMEAAGYQGAQDRAKLIEAVEAMKDMPHSIAHPQGAKVFNGKTHQVFGHQYITKVVDGKLLLVHTTSIEDTFYPDEVDYTLQTL is encoded by the coding sequence ATGTCCGAGGCCAAAAAAACAAACTCGAAACTAACGCGCCGGGAAGCGTTGAAAACACTTGGACTAGGCGCGGCCAGCGCAAGTCTGCCGCTCTGGGCGCGGTATGCATCTGCGCAAACGGCCGAGCCGATCAAGATTGGCTTTCAGGTCCACCGCACGGGTATCGGCGCTGCTTATGGTCGCTGGTACGAGCGAACGACCTCCGCAGCTGCAGCATTGATCAACGAACAAGGCGGCATCAATGGCCGTCCGGTGGAAATCATCGCGGAGGATGACGGCACTGACCCCAAACGCGGAGCAGAAGTGGTCGAAAAGTTTGCGACGCAGCACAACTGCGACATCGGCTTTGGAACTCTGTTTTCTCACGTTGTGATCGGCTCCGCCCCGCGCGCCGGCGAACTGAAACTGCCATACTTCGTCGTGTCCGAAGGCCATCACGTGGCCAGTGGCATGTTGAACCGATATACGCTCCAGCCTGGTATTACCGATGTGAAAAGCCAGGTGCAGGCGATGGCACCGTTTGTATCCGAAAATCTGGGCAAGAAAGTCACAATGATCTTTCCGGATTTTGCATTCGGTCACGACCATCGCGACTTTTTCACGGCTGCTATCGAAGCGCAGGGAGGGGAAGTGCTGGAGCACATTGCCATTCCCCCAACAGAGACGTCATTTACAAAGTATTTCCCGAAAATTCCCCGCGACACAGAGGTGATCTATCACGTGATGGTGGGACCGGCGGTGCTGACTTTTGTCAAGGAGTTGGGGGAGTTTTTTGGGCCGCGGCGCCCAGAGATTTTTGGGTTCATCGATAGCCTTGAGGCCGTCGATATTGCCAGCCCGGGCCTCGAATTTCTTGAAGGGACGTATTTTTGGGAAGGCAATCCGCGGTATGCACAAGAAAATCAGTCCGACTTTGACCGCTTCTTTCGTGAACGCGTAGGTGTGGATCAAAACGGCGCGTCTGTGAGTGACCCCAAAGATGTGTCAACTTACTCGCATATGTTCGGGTGCTGGGAAACACTGCACGTCGCCAAAGCCGGAATGGAGGCTGCCGGCTATCAGGGAGCGCAGGATCGAGCCAAGTTGATTGAAGCAGTGGAAGCAATGAAGGACATGCCACATTCGATTGCTCATCCTCAGGGCGCGAAGGTGTTTAACGGCAAAACGCACCAAGTGTTTGGGCACCAGTACATCACGAAGGTCGTCGACGGAAAACTCTTACTGGTGCACACCACTTCGATCGAGGACACGTTCTATCCGGATGAAGTGGATTACACGCTTCAGACCCTTTGA
- a CDS encoding branched-chain amino acid ABC transporter permease: MELGPYLMLATLEGAVGAAVLALIASGLALVFGVMRVVNVAHGEFFMLGAVLAWFVASHVPGGNSAVGFFAALLIVPVLVGVVAALADFAILRRINHNPERTIVATIGILYIFQQVTLMTYGPEARPVAPPFNSRIALPWIEVVEGRPQFYWPWGLSITSYKLAVIFASLSVLGGLWLFLTNTRMGLIMRATQLDREMAQAFGIPIARVYAGVFGLGAALAALAAVLVVPIQQAHYLMGGDPLLLSFIVVIIGGLGSLPGALLAALLIGLSDGIISVFFSPTLAKILATFLVAMILVFRPQGLFGARQHG, translated from the coding sequence ATGGAACTTGGTCCATACTTGATGTTGGCCACGTTGGAGGGTGCGGTGGGCGCGGCCGTGCTGGCATTGATCGCGTCCGGTTTGGCGTTGGTTTTTGGAGTGATGCGCGTTGTGAATGTGGCGCACGGAGAATTTTTCATGCTGGGCGCCGTTTTGGCATGGTTTGTCGCATCCCACGTACCCGGTGGTAATTCGGCGGTCGGGTTTTTTGCCGCTTTGCTGATTGTTCCGGTTCTTGTTGGCGTGGTGGCTGCTTTGGCGGACTTCGCGATACTGCGGAGGATCAATCACAATCCAGAACGAACAATTGTCGCGACAATTGGTATACTGTATATTTTTCAGCAAGTTACGCTGATGACTTACGGCCCAGAGGCACGTCCTGTGGCGCCGCCTTTCAACAGCAGAATTGCTTTGCCCTGGATTGAAGTTGTCGAGGGGCGTCCGCAATTCTATTGGCCGTGGGGATTAAGCATCACAAGCTACAAGTTGGCTGTGATATTCGCTTCGTTGTCGGTCCTCGGGGGACTTTGGCTTTTTTTGACGAATACGCGCATGGGCTTGATTATGCGGGCGACGCAATTGGATCGTGAGATGGCGCAGGCGTTCGGAATTCCAATTGCAAGGGTATATGCCGGCGTGTTCGGGCTGGGGGCTGCACTGGCTGCGTTGGCAGCTGTGCTTGTCGTTCCAATTCAGCAGGCGCATTACCTGATGGGCGGCGATCCGTTATTGCTCAGCTTTATTGTGGTCATAATCGGCGGGCTAGGCAGCCTCCCCGGCGCGCTTCTGGCCGCATTGCTGATCGGGTTGAGCGACGGGATCATCTCGGTGTTTTTCTCGCCAACGCTGGCAAAAATTCTTGCGACATTTCTCGTGGCGATGATTTTGGTTTTCCGACCACAAGGGCTGTTCGGAGCGCGTCAACATGGATGA
- a CDS encoding copper chaperone PCu(A)C encodes MLVGLATAIFAFVLWSAFAPNQPSILLENVTASPINNAPQDVVIFAKIQNGIRHEELISISSAVAEKTSLQKNLNTLAIPQNTTVSMAADSVHARLTNVKGDLSDGRTIPLTFTFREAGEVTARARLVAPTSTGSAPSLGLYGIGDICQVGDGEPAPQISLTATLNGDGLLISVLSKDFEFTPELVDGPHVPGTGHGHIYLNGLKLGRLYSPSHLIRSLPKGEHVVEVTLNTNDHRAYVVGKSAVRARIAIRAECDYGPESVCAPMIEPQPMD; translated from the coding sequence ATGCTGGTAGGTCTCGCGACAGCGATTTTCGCCTTTGTGCTGTGGTCGGCTTTTGCACCAAACCAACCTTCCATCCTGCTTGAAAACGTGACCGCATCGCCAATTAACAACGCACCTCAGGATGTTGTTATTTTTGCAAAAATTCAAAATGGAATAAGGCACGAAGAGTTGATTTCCATTTCCTCCGCAGTCGCGGAAAAAACCTCTCTCCAAAAGAATTTGAACACGCTCGCCATCCCGCAAAACACGACCGTTTCAATGGCTGCAGATTCCGTTCATGCCCGTCTGACCAATGTCAAAGGTGACCTGTCAGACGGCAGAACGATTCCCCTGACTTTTACTTTCCGAGAAGCCGGCGAGGTGACTGCGCGTGCGCGTCTTGTCGCTCCGACGTCCACTGGCTCTGCTCCAAGCTTGGGACTTTATGGAATTGGGGACATATGTCAGGTCGGTGACGGAGAGCCCGCTCCGCAGATCAGCTTAACCGCGACCTTGAACGGCGATGGCTTGTTGATCTCTGTGCTGTCCAAAGATTTCGAGTTTACGCCTGAACTCGTTGACGGACCTCATGTGCCCGGCACAGGGCACGGGCACATCTATCTGAACGGCCTGAAACTTGGACGGCTTTATTCGCCGTCTCACCTGATCCGAAGTCTTCCCAAAGGTGAACACGTGGTCGAAGTTACGCTGAACACCAATGATCACCGCGCATACGTGGTCGGTAAAAGTGCGGTCAGGGCCAGAATCGCGATTCGTGCAGAATGCGATTATGGCCCTGAATCTGTTTGTGCACCAATGATTGAACCTCAGCCGATGGATTAG
- a CDS encoding ABC transporter ATP-binding protein: MLRLENVRAGYDRVQVLRHVSLSVNAGEILCLMGRNGAGKTTTMRAIMGLVPVSGGKVFLRERVVSDLPAHEVPKLGIGYVPQGRRLFGELTVAQNLEIGLAARGSGTEVLEDIVTLFPRLKERYRQRAQTLSGGEQQMLATARALCLRPDVLLLDEPTEGLQPSMIDAIKDVTIEMRNRGVSVLLVEQRVDAVLEIADQVAFMEHGEVVLTMAAEHVVADRSAIKRHVGV; encoded by the coding sequence ATGTTGCGGCTTGAGAATGTAAGAGCAGGATATGACCGCGTTCAGGTCCTGAGGCATGTTTCTCTCTCGGTCAACGCAGGCGAAATCCTATGTCTGATGGGGCGAAACGGTGCAGGAAAAACCACCACCATGCGCGCAATTATGGGACTGGTGCCCGTGTCGGGGGGTAAGGTTTTCTTGCGGGAACGGGTAGTTTCAGACCTGCCGGCACATGAGGTGCCCAAACTGGGGATCGGTTATGTACCGCAAGGGCGTCGATTGTTCGGTGAACTCACTGTAGCGCAAAACCTTGAAATTGGATTGGCAGCACGCGGTTCAGGCACAGAGGTTCTTGAAGACATTGTGACGTTGTTTCCGCGACTTAAGGAGCGCTACAGGCAAAGAGCGCAGACGCTTTCCGGTGGCGAGCAACAGATGTTGGCAACCGCGCGGGCGTTGTGTTTGCGTCCAGATGTCCTTCTTCTGGATGAGCCAACAGAAGGGCTTCAGCCATCGATGATTGACGCCATCAAGGATGTGACCATCGAGATGAGAAACCGCGGTGTGTCTGTTTTGTTGGTGGAGCAGCGAGTCGATGCTGTTCTGGAAATCGCGGATCAGGTCGCATTTATGGAGCATGGTGAGGTTGTTCTGACCATGGCGGCGGAACACGTGGTCGCAGATCGCAGCGCAATCAAGCGTCATGTCGGCGTCTGA
- a CDS encoding MarR family winged helix-turn-helix transcriptional regulator, whose protein sequence is MTKDTSAPYRLDDQIGFIMRRANQRHLAIFAKHIPDLTPTQFAALARLCEVGETSQNALGRATAMDAATIKGVVDRLRDKGFVSTSPSPDDLRRVNVKVTPQGWELFDRIEPLARQITAETLEPLNDAERTIFQLLLNKLV, encoded by the coding sequence ATGACCAAAGACACGTCTGCACCCTATCGATTGGATGACCAGATAGGGTTCATCATGCGTCGGGCCAATCAGCGGCACTTGGCTATTTTTGCAAAGCACATTCCGGACCTGACTCCGACCCAATTTGCGGCACTTGCCAGGCTGTGCGAGGTCGGCGAAACGTCACAGAATGCCCTTGGACGGGCCACAGCCATGGACGCAGCGACGATAAAGGGCGTCGTTGACCGCCTGCGCGACAAGGGTTTTGTGTCTACCAGCCCGTCTCCGGACGACCTCCGTCGTGTCAATGTCAAAGTGACGCCACAGGGCTGGGAACTGTTTGACCGGATCGAGCCACTTGCGCGCCAAATTACCGCCGAAACTCTTGAACCACTGAACGATGCCGAGCGGACAATTTTTCAGCTTCTTCTCAACAAACTAGTCTAG
- a CDS encoding ABC transporter ATP-binding protein: MSILRTENLSKEFDGLVSVDDVSIEIPNGQIRALIGPNGAGKTTFVSMLCGRLKATSGRVIFDSCNVSDWPAHRRIATGMGYTFQITSIFPDMTVQQAVALAARRNAKDKRCAVRRVANVLQRVGLADLRDITAGDLSYGHQRLLELAMGIVQQPKLLILDEPTQGLSDDEIENFKSLIRDIAGDTTVLLIEHNMSVVMELADFITVMDAGRVLFEGVPQAVKEDAGVQKAYLGAAYVAA; encoded by the coding sequence ATGAGCATTTTGCGTACCGAAAACCTTTCGAAGGAGTTCGATGGACTGGTTTCTGTTGATGATGTGTCGATCGAGATCCCCAATGGGCAAATTCGAGCCTTGATTGGCCCGAATGGTGCAGGAAAAACTACTTTTGTCAGCATGTTATGTGGCCGACTAAAAGCGACAAGCGGACGCGTGATTTTTGATAGCTGCAACGTCAGTGATTGGCCAGCGCATAGGCGGATTGCAACGGGTATGGGCTACACTTTCCAAATCACGTCCATTTTTCCGGACATGACAGTCCAACAGGCGGTGGCTTTGGCTGCGCGTCGAAACGCGAAGGACAAAAGGTGTGCGGTTCGCCGTGTGGCGAATGTATTGCAGCGAGTCGGGCTTGCCGATTTGCGCGACATTACTGCCGGCGACTTGAGCTATGGTCATCAAAGGTTGTTGGAGCTTGCTATGGGAATAGTCCAACAACCGAAGCTTCTTATTTTGGATGAACCAACACAGGGTTTATCGGATGACGAGATCGAGAACTTTAAAAGTCTGATCCGGGATATCGCTGGGGACACAACGGTTCTGTTGATTGAGCACAACATGAGTGTTGTCATGGAACTAGCGGATTTCATTACGGTAATGGACGCAGGTCGTGTGTTGTTTGAGGGCGTGCCACAAGCTGTTAAAGAAGATGCGGGCGTTCAAAAAGCTTACCTCGGAGCTGCCTATGTTGCGGCTTGA
- a CDS encoding branched-chain amino acid ABC transporter permease: MDDLRKSWLLHLGVLALLLALHFVLPAYHQGNLARIMVLATFAMGYNILFGYTGLLSLGHALFFAAGMYGMGLSMVHLGVPAGVSVGFGLIAGLVVAATLGSLALRTEGVGFMIVTLMFAQAGYLTILYFGQLTRGDEGFVIHQAERVFLWLDLSDPSTRYFGAFSVFSVTFLTLFVVARSSFGQVLVAIRENEERTVMLGYNVRRYKLVALLLSAGISAVAGAVYGVLFGYVGATFASVQYSIFPLLWVLLGGAGTVLGPFIGTLFMFYLIDLSSGFTSAYMLIAGVVLVVLTLFAPRGIVGTMRQRFWKWIP; encoded by the coding sequence ATGGATGATTTGCGCAAGTCCTGGTTGCTACATTTGGGGGTGTTGGCGTTGTTGTTGGCATTGCACTTTGTGCTGCCCGCCTATCATCAAGGCAACCTGGCAAGGATCATGGTGCTGGCAACCTTTGCGATGGGGTACAACATTCTCTTTGGCTATACGGGTCTGCTGAGCCTGGGTCATGCACTCTTCTTTGCTGCGGGTATGTACGGAATGGGTTTATCGATGGTCCATCTGGGCGTACCGGCGGGCGTGTCGGTCGGTTTCGGACTGATTGCGGGATTGGTTGTGGCCGCGACACTTGGAAGCCTCGCACTTCGCACCGAAGGAGTGGGGTTCATGATTGTCACGTTGATGTTCGCCCAGGCGGGTTATTTGACGATCTTGTATTTTGGGCAGCTTACCCGCGGGGATGAGGGGTTTGTCATTCATCAGGCCGAAAGGGTGTTTTTGTGGCTTGACCTTAGCGATCCTTCGACGCGGTATTTCGGCGCATTTTCAGTATTTTCCGTGACCTTCTTGACGCTTTTTGTCGTGGCAAGATCTTCCTTTGGACAAGTTCTGGTTGCCATTCGGGAGAACGAAGAACGCACTGTAATGTTGGGCTACAATGTTCGTCGATACAAGCTTGTGGCCTTGTTGTTGTCTGCCGGAATTTCGGCTGTAGCCGGTGCAGTATATGGCGTTTTGTTTGGCTACGTTGGAGCGACATTTGCGTCGGTCCAATACTCCATTTTTCCTTTGCTTTGGGTGCTCCTCGGGGGAGCCGGAACAGTGCTGGGGCCCTTTATTGGCACGCTCTTTATGTTCTACCTCATAGATCTGAGTTCCGGCTTCACTTCCGCTTACATGCTCATAGCAGGTGTTGTGCTTGTCGTACTCACTTTGTTTGCACCACGAGGCATTGTCGGAACAATGCGGCAGCGGTTCTGGAAGTGGATCCCATGA